In Pseudonocardia sp. DSM 110487, the sequence GGGAGTGCAGCTCGAGCGGGGTGTGCCGGAGCTCCGCCGTGATCGCCGGGAGCAGGGTGCGGGCGCGCTCCGCGGTGAGGATTCCCGCCGGGTCCTTCACGTAGACGCGGTCGATGTCGGGGCACTCGCGCATCTGACGGGCGAGGTCGGCGTAGAAGGCGTCGTCGTACACCGCGCTGATCGTGAACGTCAGCGCGCCGACCACCTCGTCGACGCCGGCCCGCTTGAGGCGGCGGGCGGTGGCGCGCGCGGCGTCCATGTCGTGCATCGGGTCGAGCACGACCACCCGGTCGATTCCGTTGGCGACCAACCGGTCGTAGACGAGCTGCATCGTCTCCGGGTGCGAGTTCTGCCAGGAGATGAACCGGAAGCCCGTGCCGATGAACTGCAGCTTCGTCCTCGGCATCAGCCGCCGGGTGCGCTGGAACAGCTCCCACGGGTCCTCCCGGTGGGTGCGCACCAGCACGCCCATCGCCGTGCTGGAGCTGTAGTCGAGCGCGCGGAAACCGACCCGCTCCAGCAGCGGCGCGACCTGCAGCACGTGAGCGGTCCGCAGGGCGGTCGCGCCCCACAGGCTCTGGTTGCCGTCGCGCAACGAGACGTCGACCAGTCCTACGTCGGCCATCTATGACACTCCCGAGACGCAGGGCTGGAGGAACCGCTCGAAGAACGCCGTGTCGACGCCCCCGGCGGCGAACTCGGGGTCGGCCAGCAGCGCCTGGTGCATCGGCACGGTCGTCGTCACGCCCTCGATCCGCAGCAAGTCCAGCGCGGCCCGCGCCCTGGCCAGTGCGTCGGCACGGTCGGCCCCGTGCACGATCAGCTTGGCCAGCAGCGAGTCGTAGTACGGCGGTACGACCGACCCGCCCTGCACGTGGTGGTCAACCCGGATGCCGTCGCCTGCCGGCAGCACCACCCGCTCGATCCGGCCCGGCGCTGGCCGGAAATCGTGCGCCCAGTCCTCGGCGTTGATCCGGCACTCCACCGCGTGCCCGCTGAGGACGATGTCCTCCTGCCGCAGGCGCAGCGGCAGCCCCTCGGCGACGGCGAGCTGCTCGGCCACCAGGTCGATGCCGGTGACCATCTCGGTGACCGGGTGCTCCACCTGGATCCGGGCGTTCATCTCCAGGAAGTGGAAGGTGTCCCGCTCCCGGTCGTGGAGCAGCTCGACGGTGCCCAGCCCGCCGTATCGCAGGTGGGTGGCGAGCGCGGTCGCCGCGGTCGCCATCTCCGCGCGAATGCGCTCCGACAGCAGCGGCGCGGGCGCCTCTTCGAACAGTTTCTGGTAGCGGCGTTGTACCGAGCAGTCCCGGTCGCCCAGCGCCACGGCACGGTCGCCGTCGCCGAGCACCTGCACCTCGACGTGCCGGCCGGAGGCGACGAAACGCTCCAGGTACACCCTGGGGTCGCCGAACGCGGCCGCGGCTTCGGAGACGGCGAGGTCGAGCGTGTGCGGGAGCTCGTCGGGCGAGCGGACGAGCTTCATGCCGCGACCGCCGCCGCCACCCACCGCCTTCACCAGCAGCGGATATCCCACTTCGGCGGCCACGGCCCGCGCACCTGCAAGGTCGGCGGCCTCGCCGCCCGGCACCACCGGGAGTCCGGCGGCCAGCGCGTGCGACCGGGCGCGCAGCTTGTCCCCGACCGCTTCGAGGGTCTCCGGTGCCGGTCCGACGAAGACGATCTTGGAATTTCGACAGGCCCTGGCCAGCGCCGGGTTCTCGGACAGGAAGCCGTAGCCGGGGTGTACCGCGTCGGCGGCGACCACCTTCGCCGCCCGCACGACCGCGGCCGGGTCCAGGTAGGACTCCGACGCCGGTGCGGGGCCGAGCCGCACGACCCGGTCGGCCAGCCGGGCCGGCAGCGCGTCCAGGTCGGCGTCGGAGGCGGCGAGCACCGACTCGATGCCGAGCCGCGCGCAGGTGCGGATCACCCGGGCGGCGATCTCGCCGCGGTTGGCGATCAGCAACCGGCGGATCCTCATGCCGGCTCCAGGAGCAGCAGGACCGCGTCGGTGTCGGCGAACTCGCCGTTGCCCGTGCGGAACTCCACGAC encodes:
- a CDS encoding acetyl/propionyl/methylcrotonyl-CoA carboxylase subunit alpha, which codes for MRIRRLLIANRGEIAARVIRTCARLGIESVLAASDADLDALPARLADRVVRLGPAPASESYLDPAAVVRAAKVVAADAVHPGYGFLSENPALARACRNSKIVFVGPAPETLEAVGDKLRARSHALAAGLPVVPGGEAADLAGARAVAAEVGYPLLVKAVGGGGGRGMKLVRSPDELPHTLDLAVSEAAAAFGDPRVYLERFVASGRHVEVQVLGDGDRAVALGDRDCSVQRRYQKLFEEAPAPLLSERIRAEMATAATALATHLRYGGLGTVELLHDRERDTFHFLEMNARIQVEHPVTEMVTGIDLVAEQLAVAEGLPLRLRQEDIVLSGHAVECRINAEDWAHDFRPAPGRIERVVLPAGDGIRVDHHVQGGSVVPPYYDSLLAKLIVHGADRADALARARAALDLLRIEGVTTTVPMHQALLADPEFAAGGVDTAFFERFLQPCVSGVS